In Cervus canadensis isolate Bull #8, Minnesota chromosome 6, ASM1932006v1, whole genome shotgun sequence, one DNA window encodes the following:
- the ACOT6 gene encoding putative acyl-coenzyme A thioesterase 6 isoform X2: MLQHPKVKGPGVGLLGFSKGGDLCLSMASFLKGITATVVINACVANTIAPLRYKDMIIPGLSYDLKKHTITESGFLNFVDIWENPLEKTNHQSLIPLEKAQGPFLFIVSMDDHNWKSEVYARIASERLQAHGKDRPQIIYYPGSGHCIDPPYFPLSRASVHAVLGQPVFHGGEPKAHSKAQADAWQQIQTFFHKHLNGKNSVRPSKL; encoded by the exons ATGCTACAGCATCCAAAG GTGAAAGGCCCTGGTGTTGGGCTTCTTGGCTTCTCCAAAGGAGGTGACCTGTGTCTCTCAATGGCCTCTTTCTTAAAGGGCATCACAGCCACTGTAGTTATTAATGCCTGCGTGGCCAACACAATAGCTCCTCTGCGTTACAAAGATATGATTATTCCTGGGCTCAGCTATGACCTAAAAAAACATACAATCACTGAGTcaggctttttaaattttgtggatATTTGGGAAAACCCACTGGAGAAAACGAACCACCAAAGTCTTATTCCATTGGAAAAGGCCCAGGGGCCCTTCCTGTTTATTGTTAGCATGGATGATCATAACTGGAAGAGTGAAGTCTATGCTCGTATAGCCTCTGAACGGTTACAAGCCCATGGGAAAGACAGACCCCAGATAATCTACTATCCAGGAAGTGGCCATTGTATTGACCCACCTTATTTTCCTCTTAGTAGAGCCTCTGTGCATGCAGTTTTGGGCCAACCAGTATTCCATGGAGGTGAGCCAAAGGCTCACTCAAAAGCACAAGCAGATGCCTGGCAGCAAATTCAAACTTTTTTCCATAAACATCTCAATGGTAAAAATTCTGTCAGGCCCAGCAAATTGTAA